From a region of the Acanthochromis polyacanthus isolate Apoly-LR-REF ecotype Palm Island chromosome 3, KAUST_Apoly_ChrSc, whole genome shotgun sequence genome:
- the foxe1 gene encoding forkhead box protein E1, with translation MPVVKVEKESPADTTLPASNPPPQTEDQPRGRRRKRPLQRGKPPYSYIALISMAIANSPDRKLTLGGIYKFITERFPFYRDNSKKWQNSIRHNLTLNDCFIKIPREPGRPGKGNYWALDPNAEDMFESGSFLRRRKRFKRCDLSTYTSYVHETPVFSPVQITRSAAYTNSVYPNMTVSSTYGQQLPSAYYPSSSPPGFGHGQARMFSINNIIGHPSPAGMLSGQGPDVIQQSNRSFSPEGLSSGSSPCSLGAPGFQSQPCGGPVASRPSTHAGFTYSGPNSHHHPHQGSYGQSHTQGYAAGGRIHASAHGPTETMDHYSRGSPVQLGSFSQYNGAAGPIANTGGYLRHPTYPGNMDRFVPAI, from the coding sequence ATGCCAGTGGTCAAAGTGGAGAAAGAGTCTCCAGCAGACACCACCTTGCCTGCCTCCAATCCTCCTCCACAGACTGAGGATCAGCCCCGAGGTCGGAGGAGGAAGAGACCCCTCCAGAGGGGGAAACCTCCGTACAGCTACATTGCACTCATCTCCATGGCTATTGCCAACTCCCCGGACCGCAAACTGACACTGGGGGGCATCTACAAGTTCATCACAGAGCGCTTCCCCTTCTACAGAGACAATTCAAAGAAATGGCAAAACTCCATTCGCCATAACTTGACTCTCAATGATTGTTTTATCAAGATCCCCCGAGAGCCGGGACGGCCGGGGAAGGGCAACTACTGGGCACTGGACCCCAACGCAGAGGACATGTTTGAGAGCGGCAGCTTTCTGAGACGCAGGAAGAGGTTTAAGCGCTGTGATTTGAGCACTTACACCTCGTACGTGCACGAGACGCCAGTCTTCTCTCCGGTCCAGATCACCAGATCAGCCGCATACACCAACTCAGTCTACCCCAACATGACAGTCAGCTCCACCTACGGGCAGCAGCTGCCCTCCGCTTATTACCCCTCCTCATCACCTCCAGGGTTCGGACACGGTCAGGCCCGCATGTTCAGCATCAACAACATCATCGGACACCCGAGTCCAGCCGGCATGCTGTCGGGTCAGGGGCCAGACGTGATACAGCAATCCAACCGGAGCTTCAGTCCTGAGGGCCTCTCCAGTGGGTCCAGTCCCTGCAGCCTGGGAGCTCCGGGCTTCCAGAGTCAACCATGCGGAGGTCCTGTTGCATCCCGCCCCTCTACACATGCAGGGTTCACCTACTCTGGTCCAAACAGCCACCACCACCCGCACCAGGGCTCGTACGGACAGAGTCACACCCAGGGCTACGCAGCCGGAGGACGGATCCATGCCTCGGCTCACGGGCCCACAGAAACCATGGACCATTACAGCAGAGGCTCCCCAGTGCAGCTGGGCTCTTTCTCCCAGTATAACGGTGCTGCAGGTCCCATCGCCAACACCGGGGGGTACCTGAGACACCCCACGTACCCGGGGAATATGGACCGCTTTGTTCCTGCTATCTAA
- the spag5 gene encoding sperm-associated antigen 5, with protein sequence MSSKKSSSSGEDPPLSRTGERTPLRSLDNESLHLSTPSSRFKSRSQLSTAAVKKAMVDIPLSNQDPHLHCPSTGMIQTNPSTTDMTTAQTDSGLGDVTFKSFTCAGGEVEIPDSSLCTEENFLLPNDQATYNNESEDSVASHSMTVQSCSEHIEHPYHNPEMKESYSVDVSATCLRDIPNTTLTSGDQDDKQATQDLRDVPNDCCEEKYITWKSFVEDMGEVEVSDATKLQDETIPLPKTGFCEPLQDNSVNLTRFSVDSSQLCQVEHADHPYCSNEKPFVPVINTSSEITSSDNLSHGLSDVTFKSFNCAGGEIEISECTKSADETVPLPANHTVANNESYCYDVDPSVQAGADLQNCSEHLDHPYCDVQNYSSPLPGNFSATQESFPCNIDAVSVKQRSLMIPDNQASSQESGKFSCFFTADGEVEKSDDVKLFEKTSCPLKDQVVDHHSVCTSVTQHHIQDDYKQPNSHLENDEAVADTDPSAVSGSSLTTTSLKALDNEAVQCEEQEKSKHTIQPEDKDLHSVVHRTEISDCSHHAALAESPTPGEVQQHLEHVSQMYSTQTPSESSEAKDSALGPSGNGPALCNSAEVPPAENFADVLKVLSECPSAASALEILTPVIRRASQYLLKDRGNPTQYQFLSDDSALEGEKSFLGPVNINPTGLFADHLDSPIPCPLFNSTALGAKPSADPVTEPVENLAEKLCAAPQSKVEKPVLDVPLIPDGPLQQQLRQMAEFLLLASGKMGLAGVSASVAAPTAFMAPSAGTPPAESYSVCVGTSPVKLVDHSLNTSGLFERKREFTVVDACTVTDPILWNLLPGSLECLPRPELEQRLKTSMIMVEALVQQLATARAQGCPSAGPAPSDLREKLVQTDHTELSQTTMHRDLYLEALSRISELELDGSSLQNLMQCMQDMRITLTSLSGETDAALSNMKETVNIVKEDHESLVSHYGHMKSLFEKSKETQIRMIQKVKDALHQRNDMRIQMEEAFAVKEAAFSAMDQLRTHCAAEISALEKSVGCQQELLAALHQTYPEQVALNKTCSETLTSASDLLSQTMEEQSSLMKELSAVRSLLQKAAPMLLKLNEKAAAALRERDEHISARDQAIEEREQIEEELNEAHLNLQTAREQIGDLSLQVTILSSEMGVLRQKLTEKEEETGQLERKVTELSATVSSSLASYTFLEQALAAESTKLQQSWKDIQQANERANELEASLGQSEERECELSRALAQSEEQLSQLQILSQSQSFQIQQLQEVCTQLKGVREMNEFLQMENELAREQVAESERLLRESMQGLRERNIECEDLKGELCQLQLENGNLQEELETTRTKASATQLELGEKMAQAVTDITLLHHTLRGLTNELHAALSDQKPELRKDEEPQPVCIMERRHFSSSFVDSIMVALAAEKEEDAGTGTRSDPSDTPEPQCDTLFSQTSAFTRIAAVTPKKNLNAEEEQQSSVAELLADLDSTVTELVRTMKLVQQRKDAQLEELHSTVCGLQAEQQAANIRHEAEVCELKHQLSRLNNLAERGNQALQQKEQDEKTVTKLIAEVQEAQEILNKHKTDNSDLRKDVTELRRALQQSKVESQFLREEMRKAGSQSATPTHYMEEKIQLLKEVQRLKVSLQEAEQARVKLLERAKRHQVIHQTNQQKSENELQILNNMINKVRETLLSLPEIVKNCDQLQQLVEYIG encoded by the exons ATGTCCTCCAAGAAGTCCAGTTCCAGTGGGGAAGACCCG CCCCTCAGCAGAACTGGAGAACGTACCCCTCTGAGAAGCCTTGACaatgaaagtctgcacttatCGACTCCATCATCAAGGTTCAAATCAAGATCACAGCTTAGTActgctgctgtgaaaaaggCGATG GTTGACATTCCTCTCAGTAACCAAGATCCCCACTTGCACTGTCCATCCACTGGAATGATACAAACCAATCCATCCACTACTGATATGACAACTGCTCAGACTGATTCCGGACTTGGAGATGTAACATTTAAATCTTTCACCTGTGCTGGTGGTGAGGTTGAGATTCCAGACTCCTCCTTGTGTACAGAGGAGAATTTTTTGTTGCCGAATGACCAAGCTACATATAACAACGAAAGCGAAGATTCAGTCGCATCTCACAGTATGACAGTGCAGTCATGCAGTGAACATATAGAACATCCCTATCACAATCCTGAGATGAAAGAGTCTTACTCTGTTGATGTCAGTGCAACATGTCTTCGAGATATTCCCAACACTACGCTGACCTCTGGAGACCAGGATGACAAACAAGCCACTCAAGATTTAAGAGATGTTCCGAATGACTGCTGTGAAGAGAAATATATCACTTGGAAATCTTTTGTTGAAGACATGGGTGAAGTGGAAGTTTCAGATGCCACTAAACTACAAGATGAGACCATTCCTCTACCCAAGACAGGATTTTGTGAACCTTTACAAGACAACAGTGTAAATTTAACTCGCTTCTCTGTCGACAGTAGCCAGCTATGTCAGGTTGAACATGCTGATCATCCATACTGTAGCAATGAAAAGCCTTTTGTTCCTGTTATCAACACCTCCTCTGAAATCACAAGTTCTGACAATCTTTCTCATGGACTGAGTGATGTGACCTTCAAGTCATTTAACTGCGCTGGAGGAGAGATTGAAATTTCGGAGTGCACCAAGTCTGCAGATGAGACTGTTCCACTTCCAGCCAACCACACTGTAGCCAACAATGAGTCTTACTGTTATGATGTGGATCCAAGCGTGCAAGCTGGAGCTGATTTGCAAAACTGCAGTGAGCATTTAGATCACCCATACTGTGATGTTCAAAATTATTCATCACCTCTGCCTGGCAACTTTTCAGCAACCCAGGAATCATTTCCGTGCAACATAGATGCTGTAAGTGTTAAGCAGAGAAGCTTGATGATACCTGATAACCAGGCTTCCAGCCAAGAGAGTGGTAAATTCAGCTGTTTCTTCACAGCTGACGGTGAGGTTGAAAAATCAGATGATGTCAAGTTGTTTGAGAAGACCTCCTGTCCACTCAAAGACCAGGTTGTGGATCACCACAGCGTATGTACTTCTGTTACACAGCATCACATTCAAGACGACTATAAACAACCCAACAGCCACTTGGAAAATGATGAAGCTGTGGCAGATACTGACCCATCAGCTGTTAGTGGGTCTTCACTGACTACCACATCTCTAAAAGCTTTGGATAATGAAGCTGTTCAATGTGAAGAGCAAGAAAAGTCAAAGCATACAATTCAGCCTGAGGACAAGGATTTGCATTCAGTGGTTCATAGAACTGAGATTTCTGACTGCAGCCATCATGCAGCTTTGGCAGAGAGTCCTACACCTGGGGAAGTGCAGCAGCATTTGGAACATGTCTCTCAAATgtactccacccagactccctCTGAATCCAGTGAGGCAAAAGACAGTGCCCTTGGTCCATCTGGAAATGGACCTGCTCTTTGTAACTCTGCAGAAGTACCTCCTGCAGAGAACTTTGCTGATGTTTTGAAAGTCTTGTCAGAGTGTCCCTCAGCTGCCTCAGCTTTGGAAATCCTCACTCCTGTTATCAGGAGAGCCTCTCAGTATTTGTTGAAGGATCGTGGGAATCCTACTCAATACCAGTTTTTGTCTGATGATTCTGCTCTTGAGGGCGAGAAGAGCTTCTTGGGTCCTGTTAACATCAACCCCACTGGGTTGTTTGCAGACCACTTGGACAGCCCCATACCCTGTCCTCTGTTCAACTCCACAGCACTGGGTGCCAAGCCCTCAGCAGACCCAGTCACAGAACCGGTCGAGAACTTGGCAGAGAAGCTCTGTGCAGCGCCTCAGTCTAAAGTTGAGAAGCCGGTTCTGGATGTGCCATTGATTCCCGATGGTCcacttcagcagcagcttcgGCAGATGGCTGAGTTCCTTCTCTTGGCATCAGGAAAGATGGGCCTGGCTGGTGTCTCTGCTTCTGTTGCAGCTCCTACTGCCttcatggctccatcagctGGAACTCCTCCTGCAGAATCCTACAGTGTCTGTGTGGGCACAAGTCCTGTGAAGCTGGTGGACCACAGCCTTAACACATCTGGCCTttttgagaggaagagggagTTCACTGTGGTTGATGCCTGCACTGTGACTGATCCTATTCTGTGGAA TTTACTTCCAGGCAGCTTAGAGTGTCTCCCCAGGCCGGAGCTGGAACAGAGGTTGAAGACTAGCATGATAATGGTTGAGGCCCTGGTGCAACAGTTGGCTACAGCCAGGGCACAAGGATGTCCATCAGCAGGCCCTGCTCCCTCAGACCTCAGGGAGAAACTAGTGCAGACAGATCACACCGAGCTCAGTCAG ACCACAATGCACCGAGACCTATATTTGGAAGCTCTGAGCAGGATTAGTGAATTGGAGCTCGATGGAAGTTCTCTGCAGAACCTCATGCAGTGTATGCAAGACATGAGGATCACACTG ACTTCTTTAAGTGGCGAAACAGATGCTGCTCTCTCTAACATGAAAGAAACGGTCAACATTGTCAAAGAGGACCATGAAAGCCTCGTTTCACAT TATGGGCACATGAAGTCTCTATTTGAGAAATCAAAGGAGACCCAGATAAGAATGATCCAGAAGGTCAAAGACGCTCTTCACCAAAGGAATGACATGAGGATCCAGATGGAGGAAGCCTTCGCAGTCAAGGAGGCA GCCTTCAGTGCGATGGATCAGCTGAGGACACACTGTGCCGCAGAAATTTCAGCTCTAGAGAAGAGTGTGGGGTGTCAGCAAGAACTCTTGGCTGCACTACACCAGACCTATCCAGAACAG GTTGCATTAAATAAAACCTGTAGTGAAACACTGACATCGGCTTCTGATCTTTTGTCCCAAACCATGGAAGAACAGTCCAGCTTGATGAAGGAA CTCTCTGCAGTCAGGAGCCTTCTGCAGAAAGCTGCTCCCATGCTGCTGAAGCTGAATGAGAaggcagctgctgctctgagagAGCGGGATGAGCATATCTCTGCGAGAGACCAGGCCATTGAAGAGCGAGAGCAG ATTGAAGAAGAATTGAATGAAGCTCAtttgaatctccaaactgccaGAGAACAGATTGGTGATTTAAGTCTGCAAGTGACAATTCTGTCATCAG aGATGGGTGTACTGCGACAGAAgctgacagaaaaagaagaggagacgGGTCAGCTAGAGAGGAAGGTGACGGAGCTGTCAGCAACAGTTTCCTCCTCGTTGGCCTCCTACACTTTCTTGGAGCAGGCTCTTGCTGCTGAGTCTACAAA gttgCAGCAGTCATGGAAAGACATACAGCAAGCCAATGAGAGAGCAAATGA gttGGAGGCATCACTGGGTCAGTCGGAGGAGCGAGAGTGTGAGCTGAGTCGGGCTCTGGCTCAGAGTGAGGAGCAGCTCAGTCAGCTGCAGATCCTCTCACAGTCTCAGAGTTTCCAGATCCAGCAGCTCCAGGAAGTTTGTACTCAACTCAAAGGCGTGCGGGAAATGAATGAG tTCTTGCAGATGGAGAATGAGTTGGCAAGGGAGCAGGTGGCTGAAAGTGAGCGTTTGTTAAGGGAAAGCATGCAGGGGCTTCGAGAGAGGAACATCGAGTGCGAGGACCTGAAAGGAGAACTTTGCCAACTTCA GCTTGAGAACGGGAATTtgcaggaagagctggaaaccACAAGGACCAAAGCCAGTGCAACGCAGCTGGAGCTCGGAGAGAAGATGGCTCAGGCAGTCACGGACATCACCTTGCTGCATCACACACTGAGGGGACTGACCAACGAGCTACATGCTGCTCTTAGCGACCAG AAACCAGAACTAAGAAAGGATGAAGAGCCACAACCGGTCTGCATCATGGAGCGCCGTCACTTCTCCAGCTCCTTTGTAGACAGCATCATGGTGGCATTAGCTGCTGAGAAGGAGGAAGATGCTGGAACAGGCACTCGATCAG ACCCCTCAGACACACCGGAGCCACAGTGCGACACTTTGTTCAGTCAGACGAGCGCCTTCACCCGCATTGCAGCCGTCACCCCAAAGAAGAATCTGAATGCagaagaagagcagcagagcaGTGTGGCTGAGCTGCTGGCTGACCTGGACAGCACCGTCACCGAGCTCGTCCGCACCATGAAGTTGGTACAACAACGCAAAGATGctcagctggaggagctgcacAGCACCGT CTGTGGCCTGCAGGCGGAGCAGCAGGCTGCAAACATCAGGCATGAGGCTGAAGTGTGTGAACTGAAGCATCAACTCAGCCGTCTCAATAACCTGGCAGAGAGGGGAAATCAGGCTCTGCAGCAGAAAGAGCAG GATGAGAAAACTGTGACAAAGTTGATAGCAGAGGTGCAGGAGGCCCaggaaatcctgaacaaacacaAGACTGACAACAGC GATTTGCGAAAGGATGTGACTGAGCTCCGTCGTGCTCTCCAGCAGTCGAAGGTGGAGTCTCAGTTCCTGCGGGAGGAGATGAGGAAAGCCGGCAGCCAATCAGCTACGCCGACACATTACATGGAAGAGAAGATCCAGTTGTTGAAAGAG GTTCAGCGACTGAAGGTGAGTCTTCAGGAAGCGGAGCAGGCGAGAGTTAAACTCCTTGAAAGAGCAAAAAGACAC CAAGTCATCCATCAGACCAACCAGCAGAAAAGTGAGAATGAGCTTCAGATATTAAACAACATGATAAATAAAGTCAGGGAG ACGCTGTTGTCTTTGCCGGAGATTGTGAAGAATTGCGACCAGCTCCAGCAGCTCGTTGAATACATCGGCTGA
- the trmo gene encoding tRNA (adenine(37)-N6)-methyltransferase — protein sequence MSPLCDCCCEHIQKLNQQVSVMRKEIKNLRQMLDGAVRAHRKHLVSVQAAVSKIGLSRDEKDQTPPPPSPSEHSAQTALEQGSIQTVPIGYISSCFSMKNGTPRQPTICGPSRAELRIQQSVFNNPDHALVGLEQYSHVWVIFLFHKNGHLSYKAKVKPPRLNGQRVGVYSTRSPHRPNALGLTLARLDKIEGDTLHLSDIDMIAGTPVLDIKPYIPEYDSPDTRMNIDSEPYDSNSDQPNSASALLNEETNTFSPCKHSNTYAQLNIKGERTAEKVGSLFSENKSETGNPSRVSAQFSLPKDLHSVLEEVKAYVTQDDICQVSCESNCQVSDPPQTRPSGLTTGHPCFGEEAYTTIAGWIREPPVASLDVRFTPHAERELAEFLPKHLPGNSESDRPRFKFLRSPEEAAAAIRGVLSADPRSVYRRTRCRDRLFFFTLDTADITCWFGQGFAEVVQVRPVECEKPFQ from the exons ATGAGTCCTTTATGTGACTGCTGCTGTGAGCACATTCAGAAACTGAACCAGCAGGTTTCTGTGATGCGAAAGGAAATCAAGAATCTGAG GCAGATGCTGGACGGTGCAGTCAGAGCTCATCGCAAACATCTGGTATCTGTTCAGGCTGCTGTGTCAAAGATTGGACTCAGTAGAGATGAGAAGGACCAAACACCTCCACCACCTTCACCATCAGAACATTCAGCACAGACTGCTTTAGAGCAAG GAAGCATCCAGACGGTCCCTATTGGCTACATCAGTTCCTGTTTCTCCATGAAGAACGGGACCCCCAGACAGCCCACTATATGTGGACCCTCAAGGGCAGAACTGCGAATCCAGCAGAGCGTCTTCAACAACCCGGATCACGCTCTGGTGGGACTGGAGCAATACTCCCACGTCTG GGTAATCTTTCTGTTTCACAAAAACGGCCACCTCAGTTACAAAGCCAAAGTGAAGCCTCCTCGACTGAACGGTCAGAGAGTTGGTGTTTATTCGACGCGCAGTCCTCACCGACCCAATGCTCTGGGCCTGACACTGGCCAGGCTTGACAAAATTGAAG GTGATACACTACATCTGTCAGACATTGACATGATCGCTGGCACCCCAGTGCTGGACATCAAACCCTACATCCCAGAGTACGACTCCCCCGACACCAGGATGAACATAGACTCTGAGCCTTATGATTCAAACTCAGACCAACCAAATTCAGCTTCTGCTTTGCTAAACGAGGAGACAAACACCTTCAGCCCCTGTAAACACTCGAACACGTATGCTCAGCTGAACATAAAAGGTGAAAGAACAGCAGAGAAGGTGGGGAGTCTTTTCTcagaaaacaaatctgaaacTGGTAATCCATCTCGTGTGAGCGCTCAGTTTTCTCTGCCCAAAGACCTTCACAGTGTGCTGGAGGAGGTCAAGGCCTACGTGACCCAAGATGACATTTGCCAAGTAAGTTGTGAGAGCAACTGCCAGGTTTCAGACCCTCCTCAAACCAGACCATCAGGGTTGACGACGGGCCACCCCTGCTTTGGAGAGGAGGCCTACACTACCATCGCTGGCTGGATCCGAGAGCCTCCTGTTGCCAGTCTGGACGTGCGCTTCACTCCTCATGCTGAGAGGGAGCTGGCAGAATTCCTTCCAAAACACCTGCCAG GAAACTCTGAGAGCGACAGACCCAGGTTTAAGTTCCTGCGCAGCCCAGAGGAGGCGGCTGCTGCCATCAGAGGGGTGCTGTCAGCCGACCCCCGCTCCGTCTACAGGAGGACCCGCTGCAGAGACAGACTCTTCTTCTTCACCCTCGACACGGCTGACATCACCTGCTGGTTTGGACAAGGCTTTGCTGAGGTTGTGCAGGTCCGACCTGTTGAGTGTGAGAAGCCCTTTCAGTGA
- the hemgn gene encoding uncharacterized protein hemgn: protein MEETSQQEKPESEYIKPNEEEQGGIRRRLRDRDLLKKRKAEAEEKDQWIFGVESQRKRSRAEDKSGTKRRGRPRKAEPSPQISVIQEEAAVTQEAPAVVVVPEPAEVIPDQISASLTPLIAVETQSVSVLHAPAAPVSPAVPVVPDPVALAAPVTLAVSIVPDPAPVFQSLPIFGPPLTSPAPVSPALDLDPVSVQASAPAPDADSVLALSQDTVPPVAPPSAPPQVETLYKESQDKEVLNQVLIEDLGPDEEEDISTLQDKRADEDLSETLSTTINVPEQNKCTLFQPCRPHHCHENIFQEINCNFSQIHCSDIASVHNKSDYVLTVCHSLHLSIIFLQCAVC, encoded by the exons ATGGAGGAGACGTCGCAACAAGAGAAACCCGAGTCGGAATATATAAAACCAAATGAGGAGGAGCAAg GTGGGATACGCCGCCGGCTGCGGGACAGGGACCTTCTCAAGAAGAGAAAAGCCGAGGCAGAAGAGAAGGACCAGTGgatttttgg GGTGGAGAGCCAAAGGAAGAGATCAAGAGCCGAAGACAAGAGCGGCAcaaagaggagggggaggccCAGGAAGGCTGAACCCTCGCCGCAGATATCAGTCATTCAAGAAGAGGCAGCGGTGACTCAGGAGGCTCCTGCAGTGGTAGTGGTGCCTGAACCTGCTGAAGTCATCCCAGATCAAATATCAGCCTCTCTGACCCCCTTAATTGCTGTGGAAACACAGTCAGTTTCTGTTCTTCATGCCCCTGCTGCCCCTGTTTCCCCTGCTGTCCCCGTTGTCCCTGATCCTGTTGCCCTTGCTGCCCCCGTCACCCTTGCTGTCTCTATTGTCCCTGATCCTGCACCAGTGTTTCAGTCTCTCCCTATCTTTGGTCCTCCTCTCACCTCTCCTGCTCCAGTCAGTCCAGCTCTAGATTTGGATCCAGTTTCTGTCCAAGCCTCAGCTCCAGCTCCAGATGCTGATTCAGTTCTAGCTCTGTCCCAAGACACTGTTCCGCCCGTGGCTCCTCCCTCAGCTCCTCCCCAGGTGGAGACGCTCTACAAAGAGTCACAGGACAAGGAGGTCCTGAACCAGGTCCTGATTGAAGACTTGGGCCCAGATGAGGAGGAAGATATCTCTACATTGCAAGACAAAAGAGCTGATGAAG ATTTGAGTGAAACACTGTCCACCACCATCAACGTGCctgaacaaaataaatgtacTCTATTCCAACCCTGTCGTCCCCACCACTGCCACGAGAATATCTTCCAGGAAATTAATTGTAATTTTTCTCAAATACACTGTTCAGATATTGCTTCAGTTCACAACAAGTCAGACTACGTCCTCACTGTTTGTCACAGTTTGCATCTGagtattatttttcttcagtgtgCAGTCTGTTGA